Proteins encoded together in one Impatiens glandulifera chromosome 1, dImpGla2.1, whole genome shotgun sequence window:
- the LOC124946245 gene encoding uncharacterized protein LOC124946245 — MSTLVHKYFGGKTVVKVTEVQSVFLNCSKKEDAWKLGLINLIYQCLFGSDNRKRVCLKIFSMVEDMEMFLQFPWGKVSFNSTLKGIDKDMKHLRQLYVEKKETCKGNCDVAYTISGFAIAFQVWTYLVMKTFVPKFADMIEEKHTFPRILLFTASRSNTNTSQEVSNALFKCNVFNKIHESEEEKRNYCGDDFEEMGDYIYDDLFEVDGRKRKNEDGTPKQTPKRRKPIKRTAIKRTEKSFSDESSEDSSRSTTRESSHVPSATSPQKKEDSSPTMQDKFDDKFDNPVTKAQNDDKFDELTKDVKELTRDNDVSAADDLVEKDLEINKDVADANDDVDDLLNEKEDAVDMNDVVDRLNEKEDAADGLEMINNAVVVDDDKDSSAVDDASTVDGLEMNKEAVVDDDQNKDAAAETVVVETAADEEANENKDEEAAAVVDKNAELGKKELATKKKRKVVLAKNRLQQLGKKRKMNEEADMGKMNDEEADMGKKNDEEGQSFRRKKRSTQLENYTDPNGKSFKLIDPVTVNPLLNYDSELLDELKQWLKLEDEDKINLVLFHAGRELFNKMLRPQNWLHDQQEIDAACYILKKRVANFPKTYQPMDFSICDCNVSTRLSLRYSKFSKNPQIYQFDDDLMEYFRGDEGKLMTSWMIVDKVYFPMNLNMKHWVLCEVQLQDWCINVYDYEQGFIKKNHYDKFMKPLCEMIPYIFLFGTTEFDRIKYPKFSLEGMSYVVIPHPRVPKCTKSGDCGLFTIMYLEYLTAKLDISAVTTENMFHAKDWALDCEGCVDWALDCEGLAVDGAGITAEHVALL, encoded by the exons ATGTCCACCCTAGTCCATAAATACTTTGGTGGCAAAACAGTTGTTAAAGTGACAGAAGTTCAAAGTGTTTTCCTCAACTGCTCTAAGAAGGAGGATGCATGGAAGCTTGGGCTCATCAACCTTATTTACCAGTGTCTCTTTGGATCTGATAATAGAAAGAGGGTATGTTTGAAGATCTTCAGCATGGTGGAGGATATGGAAATGTTCCttcaatttccatggggaaaggtgtcaTTCAATTCAACTTTGAAGGGTATTGACAAGGACATGAAACATCTTCGGCAGTTATATGTGGAGAAGAAGGAAACTTGCAAGGGGAACTGTGATGTTGCTTATACTATTAGTGGCTTCGCCATAGCCTTCCAAGTTTGGACATATTTGGTTATGAAGACATTTGTCCCCAAATTTGCGGATATGATCGAGGAAAAACATACATTCCCAAGGATATTACTTTTTACAGCCTCCAGAAGCAACACCAACACTAGCCAAGAGGTATCCAATGCCCTTTTCAAATGCAATGTCTTTAACAAGATTCATGAGTCTGAGGAGGAGAAGAGGAACTACTgtggggatgactttgaagaaATGGGAGATTACATTTATGATGATTTATTTGAGGTGGATGGtaggaagagaaagaatgaagatggTACTCCCAAACAAACGCCCAAGAGGAGAAAACCAATTAAAAGGACAGCAATTAAGAGGACCGAGAAGTCATTTAGTGATGAATCTAGCGAAGACAGCTCTCGGTCTACTACTCGTGAATCAAGCCATGTCCCTTCAGCAACGAGTCCTCAAAAGAAAGAAGACAGTTCTCCTACTATGCAAGACAAGTTTGATGACAAGTTTGACAATCCGGTGACTAAAGCCCAGAATGATGACAAGTTTGATGAGCTTACAAAGGATGTGAAGGAGTTGACAAGGGAT aatGATGTTTCAGCTGCTGATGATTTAGTGGAGAAGGATTTGGAAATCAACAAAGATGTTGCTGATGcgaatgatgatgttgatgatctGCTGAATGAAAAAGAAGATGCTGTTGATATGAATGATGTTGTTGATCGGttgaatgagaaagaagatgctgctgatgggttggagatgatAAACAAtgctgttgttgttgatgatgacaaAGATTCTTCtgctgttgatg ATGCTTCTACTGTTGATGGTTTAGAGATGAACAAAGAagctgttgttgatgatgatcaaaACAAAGATGCTGCTGCTGAAACTGTTGTTGTTGAAACTGCTGCTGATGAAGAggct aatgaaaacaaagatgaagAGGCTGCAGCAGTTGTTGATAAGAATGCTGAGTTGGGAAAGAAAGAATTGGccacgaagaagaagaggaaggtgGTTTTGGCCAAAAATAGGTTGCAGCAGTTGGGcaagaaaaggaagatgaaTGAAGAGGCTGACATGGGAAAGATGAATGATGAAGAGGCTGACATGggaaagaagaatgatgaagag GGACAGAGTTTTCGGAGAAAGAAGAGGTCCACACAATTGGAGAACTACACAGATCCTAATGGAAAATCCTTTAAACTCATTGATCCAGTAACTGTAAATCCtcttttaaattatgatagCGAACTGTTGGATGAGTTGAAACAATGGCTGAAGCTGGAGGATGAAGACAAGATAAATCTGGTTCTTTTCCATGCTGGTCGAGAATTGTTTAACAAAATGTTGAGGCCTCAGAATTGGCTACATGATCAA CAG GAGATAGATGCAGCATGTTACATTCTTAAAAAAAGGGTTGCCAATTTTCCCAAGACTTATCAACcgatggatttctcaatatgtgACTGTAATGTCTCTACGAGGTTGTCGTTACGTTATTCAAAGTTCTCCAAAAATCCACAAATATACCAATTCGACGATGACTTGATGGAATATTTCAGGGGTGATGAAGGAAAATTGATGACTTCTTGGATGATTGTAGATAAGGTATATTTCCCTATGAATCTGAATATGAAGCATTGGGTCCTTTGTGAGGTGCAACTACAAGATTGGTGCATCAATGTTTATGACTACGAACAAGGATTTATCAAAAAGAATCACTATGACAAGTTCATGAAACCACTATGTGAAATGATTCCATATATCTTTCTATTTGGAACGACCGAGTTTGACAGGATCAAGTATCCTAAGTTCAGTTTGGAAGGAATGTCATATGTTGTAATACCACACCCAAGAGTCCCCAAGTGCACGAAGAGTGGAGACTGTGGTCTTTTTACAATCATGTATTTGGAGTACCTTACTGCCAAATTGGATATATCAGCTGTGACAACAGAAAACATG tTTCATGCCAAAGATTGGGCACTTGATTGTGAAGGTTGTGTAGATTGGGCACTTGATTGTGAAGgtcttgcagtagatggtgcaggcatcactgctgaGCATGTTGCTCTGTTATGA